The sequence below is a genomic window from bacterium.
TGGAACTAATACTTCTCCTCAGGCTTGGCCTGGTAGTGTGACTTATAGCAAATTTGGCTATCATACTACAGATTCTTCTTTGGGTACTGGAATCTTTGATAGATTTTCTGCAAATGACACTTGGGCCGCTCTAACCTCCCAGGCTGAAGAAATTGCTTTTGATAATGATGAAGTAGATGGCCAAGAAACTAAAATTGTTTATAAAATCGAGATTGGCAACTTGCAAGAAGCTGGGGATTATGGTAATGTGATTACTTATGTGTGTACGCCTGTCTTTTGATTATTATTTTATTAGTTTATTATTTATTAACGAGTTAACGAGTTCTTCAGTTAACAGATAACAAATAACAGTTAACAATATGGAAGAGAAAAATTTTATTGTTAATTGTTGACTGTTAATTGAGTTTTAACTCGTTAATAAATAACTCGTTAATAAAACAATAAAATAACAAGCATATGAAATTTTTCAAACTGATTTTCTTTACTACACTTTTTTTCCTCACTCTCTCTTTGCCCACCCTAGCTATCACCCTACCCGCTACTACTCTGCCAGACATTGATCAAGACAGCGTCCCTGATGCAGAAGACAATTGTCCTGATCAGGCTAATTCTGATCAGGAAGATAAAGATCAAGATGGAAAAGGGGGTCTTTGTGATAATTGTCCGGAAGATTATAATCCTATTCAGGAAGATTTTGATAAAGATGGGGTAGGGGATGATTGTGACAATTGTCAATTATTTAATCCTGATCAAGAAGATGTAGATCAAGATGGAATAGGAGATGAATGTAAAGCTCCGGACAAAGACCGAGATGAGATTATTGATAAAAGAGACAATTGTCCTCTTATTCCTAATCCTGATCAAGTTGATTCTGATAAAGACAAAGTTGGTGATCTTTGTGATAATTGTCCTAATTTTGGTAATCCTAAGCAGGAAGATTTTAATGGGGACGGAATTGGCGATGCTTGTCAGGATCAGGATAGGACGGATAGGACCAATAGGACAAATAGGACAGATACTTTACCAGCCTCTTCTTCAGAAACCCAGCCCTCAGAAACAAAGCTAACAGAAACAGCTGAAGGAGAAATTATCAACCCATGGCTTCCCTGGGGTTCTTTGGTTGTTATTTTGATACTGGCTGTGGGTGTGGCTTTGATGAAGGTTAGGAGAAGTTAATTAATTATTCTATTAATTTATTATTTATTAACGAGTTAACGAGTTTTTAAAAATCCCAAATTACAAAATCTAAATGTCAATCCGCCAGCTGGCAGACTAAAATCCAAATGTCAAATATTTGAAATTTAGCATTTGACATTTTAAAATTAACTCGTTAATAAATAACCCATTAATAAAATAATAAAATGTCAAAAATTCTCTTCATCCTTCTACTCCTCACTACTCTCACTCTAGCCACCTTTCTGTCTCTCGCTTTCCAAGGCATCAGTCCCCAGCTTCTTTTGGGGAGTATTTTTGGTATTATTTATCCAGAAATGATTGAAGAAAAAGGAGTGACAGTTTCAGTCACAGTTCTGGAGATCCCTAAGATTATATTTTTCCAAGACATTGCTTCTCCTTATATTTTTGATATTTTAGTCCATAGTTTAACTTCTCATTCAGTAATTATAGATTGGAAAACCAATGAACCAGGCACTTCCCAGATAGATTATGGTTTGACTCAGGCCTATGAATTAGGAACAGTTCAGGATGAGCCTCCTTCTTTGAATACTGTTCACAGCCTTACTTTAAAAGGTCTTAGTTCAGGAACTACTTATCATTTTCGAATCAGATCTCGTGATAGTGCTGGTAATGAAAGAATTTCCCAGGATCTTACTTTTACTACTTTGACTCTTCCAGATAGAGTTCCTCCAGCTAATATTGCTTCATTTAAGGCTGAAGGACGAGATAGGGCTATTTATCTTTCTTGGATCAATCCTCCTGATCCTGATTTTTTGGGAGCAGTGATTAAAAGAAGTAGAGATCTTTATCCTATTTTCCCTGAACAAGGAGTTTTAGTTTATCAAGGGAAGGATTCATCTTTCTTGGATGAAAATTTAATTAATAGCCAAAAATATTATTATACTGCTTTTTCTTATGATCAGGCAGGAAATTATTCTTCTGGGGCTCTGGCTTCAGCTGTTCCTCAGACTCCTGAAGTTCCAATAGTTCCTGAAGAGATTATCCCTCCTCTAGTCACTCCTTTGCCAATCACTTTGCCAGCTATAGGACTTATAGATGTAGAAGATGTTTTAGACGTAAAAGATGTTTCTTTTTCCGTAGCTCAAGGGAAAATAGAGTTGGCTCTTGCAGAAGAGGGCATAAAGGTTTTACCTGATTTTCCAATAAATCTTTCTATAGCCAAAGAAAAGTTTCCTTTTCCTGTTAAGACCATCTGGCTTAGTTTAGAAAATCAGCTTTATCTTTTGAAAGAAAATTTTGATAAAAGTGCTTATGAGGTGACTTTTATCAGCCCCTCAGAACCTGGCCGATATTCTTTGGATTTAGGAGTGGTTTATCAAATAGGAGAATTAAAAGTAAGTTTTTAGCATGGAGTTAGATAGAGTTAGACAGAGACTCTGCTTTACTCTGTTTAACTCAATGCAATAATTTTTTATGGAACATCTATCCAAAATCCTACTTGCCATTTTTCTACTCCTTACTATAACAGGAGGAAGTCTTTTTGCTCTTCAATTTGCCCCATCTAGTAATAGAGGTGAGAGTTTAGAAGTGGGAGATGAGGGATTGGGGAAGGATATTATTCATTTTAAATTATTAGTTGAAGGTTATGGATACATTTATAAATGTCAAATGTCAGATGTCAAATGTCAAATGTCAGGAATAGAAGGGGCAAGAGTGACATTGTATCAGTTGAATGAGAAATCTGGAGAATGGGAAAGATGGCTAGCAGAAGAATATGATCAGAAAAATCCCCAGATTACTAATCAGAAAGGAGAGTATGGTTTTATAGTTCCAGAAGGAAGATATTTACTTAAAGTGGTAAAAAGGGGATATCTAATTAGAGAGATTGGACCTTTTCAGCCAGAAAATAATATTGTTAATTTGAAGATAGAACTTGTTCCTCTGATGGTAGTTTTTTGGAGAAGCTGGCCCTGGCTGCTGGTAGTACTTTTATTGTTTGTTTTGATTTTGCTAGCGAGGAAGCGAGGAAGCAAAGAAGCCAGATTGAATAGAAAATAGTTGTTGGAAATTGGAAATTAGTAATGGAAATTAGAAAATAGAAATTGGTGAAGGAACAGCGAGGGAATAAACCATTTTCCAATTTCCATTTTCCATAACCGATTTCCATTTTCTAATAACCAATTTCTGTGTCTATGAGAAAATGATGGTCCCTTGTTATCATTTTTGTTTTTGCTATTATAATTACCTTGATGAACCTCAAAGACCGCTACCTAGTCTACCAAACCAAAAGAGGTAACCCAGAAGCATATGCCAAGATCTACGATAAATACCTTGATAAAATTTATCGCTTTATTTTTTTTCGGATAGATTCTCAGGAACGAGCCGAAGATCTTTCTTCGCAGGTTTTTTTGAAGACTTTAGAATATATAGGTGATCAGACTCGGACCATAGACAACCTTCAGGCTCTTTTATATCAAACAGCCAGAAATTTAGTGATTGATTTTTATCGGGGAAAGGGAAAGGAAGTTTCTTTGAAAGTGGGAGACGGGAGGTTGGAGGTTAGAGATGAGAAAAATACAACAGAAGATCTTATTGAAGGAATAGATGCAAAATTAGATTTAAAAAAAATAGAAAAAGCCTTGCGGGGTATTAAGGATGAATATAGGGAAGTGATTATTTTGTATTATTTAGAAGAAATGTCAGTGGGAGAGATTGCCCGGATTCTTGGAAAAAAGGAAGGGAATGTGAGGGTTTTGGTGCATCGGGGGTTGAAGGCATTGAGGGAGTGGTTGTCATCCCGAGGAGCGACCGAACCCCGCACTTTTGAAAAAAGTGCGGGGGGAGGGAGCGACGAGGGATCCCGCTCAATGTTCAGCAACCGTGGTTACCGCTAACATGTTCGTCGGACAACTTCGGGATCCCTCGACTCGTCCTGCATCTTTTCTGAAAGGTGCGGGACGGGACTCGCTCGGGATGACAGGGGTGGGGAGGTGTAACAAAAACAGCATTTTCTCGTCTAATATAGTGCAATGACTAATCGCCAATTAATCAGCAAAATCAAGCAATTAAGGCAAATTCGGCCTGAAAAAGCCTGGAAAGAGAGTTTTCGGGAGGAATTGGTTTTTGAAGCCAATAGGATTTATAGGACGGATAGGTCCTATAGGATCTATGGAATAGTGCCTATTTTAAGGCCTGTAGTGGCTGTTTGCTTAATTTTAGCTATAATTTTTAGTGGTTCAGTGATAACTGTTCAGGCAGCTAAGAATAGTCTGCCAGGGCAGTTTTTATATCCCCTAAAAATTGCTCTTGAAAAAGGTAGAGTTGCTATTGCTCCGAAACAAGAAAATAAGGTAAAATTAGAAGTAGAATTTGCTGAGCAGAGAGTAAAAGAACTTGCCCAATTAGTAGAGAAACATGAACCAGAGAGAATAACTGAGACAGTTGAGGACTTTCAAAATAAATTAGATTTAATTCAAGTTGGATTGCAAAAAATAGGAAAGGATGATAAAATAAAAGAAATAGAAGAAGTGGTTAAAATAGTAGAAATCAAAAGTAAAGAAATTGAAGATATTCTAAATGAAACTGACAAAAAAACTGAAGATCTTGAGACTAAGAAGGTTTTAGCTCAGGCCAAAAAGCACTTAACTGAGAAGATTTTTGTGATGGCCTTGGATGCTGGAAATGCTGGAGATGTGGAAAGCGCGGGAGATGTTGGGGATGAAACAGTAGAAGTTACAGAGGAGGTTGTTACTCAAACAGCAGTTATAACTGGAACTGTGGAAGAGGAGATAGAAATCCGAAATTCGAAATCCGAAATTCGAAATTCAAAAAAGGAAGAGGTTTTGGAGGAGCCGGAAGTGAAAAGTGATTTTAAGGGAGGTTTGTTGATGGAGCCAGAGCAAGGGGTTTATGGGGGGTTGTTGAAGAATTGATTTATTAGTGGCTATACTTTGGACTTTTAACTTTACTTTTAATTTTTGACTTTTGATTTTGAACTTTTAGAAGTTATGTCTACTGCAACTATTGCTAATAAAACTATTCCAGTGACTATTCAACTGACGCCTTCTCAAATTCTAGAAGCTTATGAAAGATTGCTTAAGGTTTGGCGGAAGAAAAGAACTAGAGACTGGCTGGAGAAGCCGGAGATTTTAGCTATGCTTGAAAGAGAGGCTTTAGAAGCAGAAAAAGAATTAAGAGAAGGAAAAACAATTTCCCTTGAGCAACTTAAGAAGGAATTAAAAATATAGCAAATATCATGTATCATATTGAAATTTCTTCATCTGTAAAAAAGGATTTGAAAAAGTTATCCTTTGAGGTACGAGAGAAAATTATTAATGAAATACTACCTTTTCTTGCCTTAGATCCATATGAAGGAGAAATTTTACAAGGAGAATTTAGGCGATTTTGGAGATTTAAATTTAAGCATAAAAAGACAGAGTATAGGATTGTATATGAGATTTTTGAAGAAGAATTAATAGTTCTTTTAATTATAATTGGAACGAGAGAAAATTTTTATAAGAAATTAAAGCGAAGAGTAAAATAACAATAAAGGTCGATCCCGACGTTACGTCGGGAAGATTAAAATATATTATCAGTTAGTATCCTTGGCAGAGTCATTAATTTAGGAATTATTAGTGTAAATTAGTCTTAAAGATTAGTGGCTCTAAAAGGTCGAGCACTCAATATTAGATTTA
It includes:
- a CDS encoding thrombospondin type 3 repeat-containing protein encodes the protein MKFFKLIFFTTLFFLTLSLPTLAITLPATTLPDIDQDSVPDAEDNCPDQANSDQEDKDQDGKGGLCDNCPEDYNPIQEDFDKDGVGDDCDNCQLFNPDQEDVDQDGIGDECKAPDKDRDEIIDKRDNCPLIPNPDQVDSDKDKVGDLCDNCPNFGNPKQEDFNGDGIGDACQDQDRTDRTNRTNRTDTLPASSSETQPSETKLTETAEGEIINPWLPWGSLVVILILAVGVALMKVRRS
- a CDS encoding fibronectin type III domain-containing protein → MSKILFILLLLTTLTLATFLSLAFQGISPQLLLGSIFGIIYPEMIEEKGVTVSVTVLEIPKIIFFQDIASPYIFDILVHSLTSHSVIIDWKTNEPGTSQIDYGLTQAYELGTVQDEPPSLNTVHSLTLKGLSSGTTYHFRIRSRDSAGNERISQDLTFTTLTLPDRVPPANIASFKAEGRDRAIYLSWINPPDPDFLGAVIKRSRDLYPIFPEQGVLVYQGKDSSFLDENLINSQKYYYTAFSYDQAGNYSSGALASAVPQTPEVPIVPEEIIPPLVTPLPITLPAIGLIDVEDVLDVKDVSFSVAQGKIELALAEEGIKVLPDFPINLSIAKEKFPFPVKTIWLSLENQLYLLKENFDKSAYEVTFISPSEPGRYSLDLGVVYQIGELKVSF
- a CDS encoding RNA polymerase sigma factor, which codes for MNLKDRYLVYQTKRGNPEAYAKIYDKYLDKIYRFIFFRIDSQERAEDLSSQVFLKTLEYIGDQTRTIDNLQALLYQTARNLVIDFYRGKGKEVSLKVGDGRLEVRDEKNTTEDLIEGIDAKLDLKKIEKALRGIKDEYREVIILYYLEEMSVGEIARILGKKEGNVRVLVHRGLKALREWLSSRGATEPRTFEKSAGGGSDEGSRSMFSNRGYR
- a CDS encoding DUF5667 domain-containing protein; the protein is MVFEANRIYRTDRSYRIYGIVPILRPVVAVCLILAIIFSGSVITVQAAKNSLPGQFLYPLKIALEKGRVAIAPKQENKVKLEVEFAEQRVKELAQLVEKHEPERITETVEDFQNKLDLIQVGLQKIGKDDKIKEIEEVVKIVEIKSKEIEDILNETDKKTEDLETKKVLAQAKKHLTEKIFVMALDAGNAGDVESAGDVGDETVEVTEEVVTQTAVITGTVEEEIEIRNSKSEIRNSKKEEVLEEPEVKSDFKGGLLMEPEQGVYGGLLKN
- a CDS encoding type II toxin-antitoxin system mRNA interferase toxin, RelE/StbE family, whose amino-acid sequence is MYHIEISSSVKKDLKKLSFEVREKIINEILPFLALDPYEGEILQGEFRRFWRFKFKHKKTEYRIVYEIFEEELIVLLIIIGTRENFYKKLKRRVK